From the genome of uncultured Methanobacterium sp.:
TGACTCCCAAATTTCAATACAATCTTCGATGGTTAAAGAAGTAGGACTTTCCACAATTTCTGATTCTAATTTGGTTTTTTGAAGAGAATCTCTCAGGGGACCGTACATATTGGCTGCTTTAAGTTTGATTTCCCTGAGATTTAATTCATCGTAGAGATCCTCCAGCATCTGGGTTCCAGAATGATCAATGAAGGATGTGGCCTCAAAATCTAGAATAAGTAGTTTTGTATCTGCATATTCATGATCTACCATGTTAAGAATGTTATTTTTTATGTCTTCGGTGTTTAGGAATATCTGAGATCCATCCACTCTGATAATGAGAATCTGTGGTATTATATGTGCTTCTGGTCGTCTTTTAATATCTAAAAACTGATCTTTACCTGGCATTTTACCCAGCACTGCTATGTGGGGATTGTACATTTTCTTGATCAAGCCCACCACCGATAGTATTACTCCAATCACTATACCTTCCAGTGCCCCAAAGAACAACACAACTAGCAAGGTAACGATGGCAATGGCAAATTCTATCTTACTGAAATTGTAGATCTTGCGAAAGTGAGGTAGATCAACCAGGCCCTTTATAATAAATATTACAATGGCTGCCAGTATGGTCTCAGGTAAGTTGGTAAAAATACCCGTTAAAAATAACAGGACCAATAGAATAACTAGTCCAGATATGGCTCCTGCCAGCTGGGTTTTAGCACCACTATCATTATTTATTGCAGTTCTCGATAGTGCCCCACCTATAGGTAATCCCTGGAACAGCCCTACCGCAACATTTGATATGCCTAAAGCTAATAATTCCTGGTTTTTGTCAATTTTATAACTATTTTTGGCTGCGTATTCTGCTGCAAATAAATATCCTTCCATGTAACTTATGAGAAAGACAGTGACCGCCAGTGTAATTAAAATATTCACATCCAACAGGGAAGGATCGGGAATTACAAGGGAGGGTAATCCCTGAGGGATTTGACCTACCACATTCACCCCTAAAGAGATCAGATTGGTAAAAGTAATGAGTACCGTTGATCCTAAAACCAAAAAGAGAGTGTTAGGTAGTTTTGGGAATTTTTTGGTGGCAAAATACAAAAAAAGGATTCCACCCACACCAACTGCCAGGGAAGGTAGGTTAGTTTGATCTATATGGATTAAAAAGTAGTATATTCGTTGGAAAAAAGTCCCAGATCCGCCTGCTATACCAAATAACTTGGCAATCTGGCCTGAAGCAATGAATAATGCTATACCTGATAGGAACCCAGTTAGCACTGGTTTGGATATGAATTTAACTATGAATCCTAATCTCAAAACCCAGGAGGCTATGGCCAGAAGGCCGGCTATAACTGCTATCAGGGATGCAATCATGACATACTGGGAAGCATTGGGGATCATGAGAGAACCCAGTGTGGAACCAACCAATATTGAAAGGGTGGAAAGGGGCCCCACTGACAGCTGACGGGATGTTCCAAAGATTGCATAGACAAAAACCGCAACCATAGCAGAATATAATCCAATTTCAGGGGGTAGATTAGCTAAAGATACGTATGCAATGGATTCTGGAATTATAAAAGCACCAACAGTAATCCCTGCTATTATGTCCGGCCGTAACCAGTCTTTATTATAGTTTCTGGCCCATTTGGTTATGTGGAGATATGATGATGGGAATTTCATAAAGGATCCTGGAAAATTCTAAAAATTGTTTTAATACATATCTGTTGATCTTTTTAATTAAAATTAATTAATTTTTAGCTTTATCATGATTAAGCAAATTAATTTCACCATTTTCTTGTAAATCATTTTTTTATAATAAGATTAAATGATAAAATTGATTATTGTTCATGAATATAACTTTAAACATGGTTAGATTGGGGTAGATTCTATGGATAATAATGGCACAGAAAAGATTCCTGACGAAGCAGAAGAAGAAAAGTTATCTGCCCAGATGGAAAAACAGTTATCTCCCCGTAGATCTTTATTTAGAATTTTAACTGCTATTATGGCATTCATCTGGTTTCTGGCAGGGGGTTCAGCTCAAACAGTTCTATCATTATCTGGAGGAGCAATGGGCCTATCTGGTGTGGTCACTTTCCTCCTTAAAAATCCTATTTCATTTTTGATAATAGGGTTTATAAACGTTGTTTTAGGATTAATCCTTTATATTTTTGCCATTTCTTTTATTCTGGTATCAATTTTCCATTTTTTATGGTCAATCAGATGGTTTTATGGTTATAGGAAATACCGGAATTTAAAAGTTTCACAAAAAATACCGAACCACGAATGAAAATTAGGAGTATCCTGAAAAAATGTTGAATTAGTATGAGAACTGGTTTGGGTTATGAAGTGGCATTTAGGGCCATTTGAACTAGTATTTAGTTATAGGATTTAGTATTTGGCCTATTAAAACTGGTATTTGGCTAATGAAATTTAGTATTTGGGGCAGAATAAACTAATATTTGGTAGTTATATTTTATTTTTCATTTTCATCTATAACTTTCTGCACCAGGGCAGAGTCAACATAGGCCCTGACTTCAATAAATACCTCATCTTGGAAGTAAACCACCCAGCAATAAGTGTTGTTAAATGGTTTTCCATTTAAGGCAGTGGAAACAGATTCCATTTCCACCACTGCAGTATCATCCTGGATGAGAATATTTTTAACCTTTAAAATAACTCCCTCTTCCAGTATTCGGTTTAATCGCTCAAATGTATGGGAAATGAAATCTTCTTTACTATGATAAGTTCCAGCAAGGGGATGAGTGCCCATAACAGTCCAGGAAACATCATCTGAAACCTGCTCGAAAAAATTGTCACTGTTTCCAGTTTCAAGGTTTTTAAATAGATTCTCCACTTTTGCAATGTTCATCATATTTTCACTCTTCACATGCGTTTAGTTTTATTTTTAAACCATTAAACAATCTCTATAAAAAATTGAACAGATTTAAGCCCTAATTTTAATTAAAACTAAATTCTTTCTTTGTAAGTTAATTCCGAGAAAATAATTTTGAAACTGGTGCCATGATTTTGATTGAGTTCTATTTCGCCATTAATTTGACTAACTAAACTATTTACGAGTTGTAATCCCAGTGATTCGGTGTTTTTAAAATCAAGGTCTTCTGGAAATCCTATACCGTCATCACTGATGATCAGTTCATAATTTTTCCCACGTAATTTAAGTGATAAAAAGATTTTTCCTCCCCTTCCGGAGGGGAATGCGTATTTAAGGCTGTTGGATATTAATTCGTTAATTATGAGTCCGCAGGGCACTGCTGTTTCTATATTCAAATTAACATTATCAATTTCAATTATTGGCGTAATCTGGCTTGCAGGGGTTGAATATGATGCAAATAAATCTTTAATTAAGCTTTGAACATAATCAAAAATGTTTATAAGGGTGAGATTGTGGGACTGGTATAATTTTTCATGGATCATTGCCATGGACTTAACCCTATTTTGACTCTCCATGAGGACGTTAACTGCCTCTTCTTCATCTACATACTGTTTTTGAAGGTTTAAAAGACTGGAAATAATCTGCATATTGTTTTTAACCCGGTGATGAATTTCCTGCAGGAGAACTTCTTTTTCTTTCAGGGAATCTTTAATCTTATTTTCTGATATTTTACGTTGGGTTATATCGCTGCAGATCAACAAAATATAGGTTATTTCACCCTTTGTTTTCACAGGGGTCTGTTTTATTTCAATCCAGCGAATTTTACCATTATAATCATATATCCTGGATTCATAAGGGTCAATATTTTTACCAGAAACAAAATATGAAAACATTTCCCGGTGGGATATAAGTTCTTCTTCAGGAAAGATGGTTAAGTCCATGAAATGCTTTCCCACTAACTCCTCTTTAGACAGGCCAGTGATCTTGGCGGCTGCAGGATTCACATCCAACAGATATCCATCCAATCCCAGGAGTATGGTATAATCAGGATCAGATTCAAAAAGAGCTCTGTATTTTTCTTCACTCTCTTTTAAAGCTTCTTCAGCAATTTTTTTGGTTGTTATGTCCTCTATAAAACCTTCCAGAGATATTTCTCCATTTTCATCCTCAACACCTACTCCTCGCTCCCAAACCCATCTTATCTCATTTTGGCGAGTTACTATTCTGTAGGTAGTTTCGTAAGGTTCATTTTTATTAAGGGCATTTTGAACATTGTCCCAAACATGTTCACGGTCTTCTTCTAAAATCAAATCATTATATGATTTTTTGGTGTTATTTATAAGGTCAGAAGGGTCGTAACCAGTTATTTCTTTGCACTGATGACTCATAAATGTCATTGTCCATTTATTATCATTTAGGCAATGGTATACTATGCCTGGTAAGTTTGAAATAAGGTTAGACCACTGATGCTCTCGTTCTGTGGGATCAGGAATGGTCTTAAGGAGTGATCTGTACTTTTCTTCACTCTCAATTAACTCTAGTTCTGCGGTCTTTTTTGAAGTTATATCCTGAAAAAATATGTTAAATCCATTTTCATGTGGAAAAACACGAACATTATACCAAATGTTAAGGTTAGGTTCATCAAAAAAAGTTTCAAATTCAAATTTTTCTCTTTTTG
Proteins encoded in this window:
- a CDS encoding SulP family inorganic anion transporter: MKFPSSYLHITKWARNYNKDWLRPDIIAGITVGAFIIPESIAYVSLANLPPEIGLYSAMVAVFVYAIFGTSRQLSVGPLSTLSILVGSTLGSLMIPNASQYVMIASLIAVIAGLLAIASWVLRLGFIVKFISKPVLTGFLSGIALFIASGQIAKLFGIAGGSGTFFQRIYYFLIHIDQTNLPSLAVGVGGILFLYFATKKFPKLPNTLFLVLGSTVLITFTNLISLGVNVVGQIPQGLPSLVIPDPSLLDVNILITLAVTVFLISYMEGYLFAAEYAAKNSYKIDKNQELLALGISNVAVGLFQGLPIGGALSRTAINNDSGAKTQLAGAISGLVILLVLLFLTGIFTNLPETILAAIVIFIIKGLVDLPHFRKIYNFSKIEFAIAIVTLLVVLFFGALEGIVIGVILSVVGLIKKMYNPHIAVLGKMPGKDQFLDIKRRPEAHIIPQILIIRVDGSQIFLNTEDIKNNILNMVDHEYADTKLLILDFEATSFIDHSGTQMLEDLYDELNLREIKLKAANMYGPLRDSLQKTKLESEIVESPTSLTIEDCIEIWESETGN
- a CDS encoding PAS domain S-box protein; translation: MSPKKKINEPVDALESISDAFISVDLNFTVTYMNKLAEEFSGRKRGDIIGKNFLEALPQLPNTVFHEVYLQLINKKELTKREKFEFETFFDEPNLNIWYNVRVFPHENGFNIFFQDITSKKTAELELIESEEKYRSLLKTIPDPTEREHQWSNLISNLPGIVYHCLNDNKWTMTFMSHQCKEITGYDPSDLINNTKKSYNDLILEEDREHVWDNVQNALNKNEPYETTYRIVTRQNEIRWVWERGVGVEDENGEISLEGFIEDITTKKIAEEALKESEEKYRALFESDPDYTILLGLDGYLLDVNPAAAKITGLSKEELVGKHFMDLTIFPEEELISHREMFSYFVSGKNIDPYESRIYDYNGKIRWIEIKQTPVKTKGEITYILLICSDITQRKISENKIKDSLKEKEVLLQEIHHRVKNNMQIISSLLNLQKQYVDEEEAVNVLMESQNRVKSMAMIHEKLYQSHNLTLINIFDYVQSLIKDLFASYSTPASQITPIIEIDNVNLNIETAVPCGLIINELISNSLKYAFPSGRGGKIFLSLKLRGKNYELIISDDGIGFPEDLDFKNTESLGLQLVNSLVSQINGEIELNQNHGTSFKIIFSELTYKERI
- a CDS encoding nuclear transport factor 2 family protein; the protein is MNIAKVENLFKNLETGNSDNFFEQVSDDVSWTVMGTHPLAGTYHSKEDFISHTFERLNRILEEGVILKVKNILIQDDTAVVEMESVSTALNGKPFNNTYCWVVYFQDEVFIEVRAYVDSALVQKVIDENEK